CTAGGGCATtttaatgtgcaaaaaaaaacaaaaacaaaaaaaaaacaacaaaacaaaaaccaaaacaaaaaccaaaaaggggaaagaaaaaaaaaaaaaaagccaagaaaacaaaaaacccccaaaaagcaaaacaaaaaaaaaaaaacacatagtttttccaaaacaaaatgtcTTCAGTGTTTCTAGAGACCTAGAGGGTTTTAAGAAATCATATCCTAATCagtttgttttaatgtttttgattATGAGTCCATACATCACACCATAGATAGGCAAAGCCAGGAACTGATGCAGGCTCAAAGAAGAAAGTCAGCGCCTGTGCCTGCCATGTCCTGAGCGGCTGCCACCATGGTGCTTGCCTTTATGGGACCTCTCAAAGGAGCGAGATCTTTCACGCCTGTCCCTATGATGTCCCCTTTCATGCCTGTGTTTCTTGGCAGCATCTGAGTGATCCCGAGACTTGCTCTGAGATCGAGAAcgagattttttccttttatgaccaTGTctatttgaactttttaaatcATCTCTGGTGTGCTTGGCCTTAAGGTGAGGAGAACCATGATTATGATGTCTTCTTGGGCTTTCACTGTGACTGCGGGACCTGCTTCTTGATCTTGAGCTGTATGTTCCAGACCGGCTCCGCCTATTATTATAacttagataataaaaatttgaggTTTAGATTCAGTCTCTACTGGGACCAAATTATTTTGGTGGTGCTTATAATAGCTTCAAAACAAAACTATGCTTTTTGTTGAATATCTCACACATGCTCAAAAGAGCCACTGAACAGACATAAGCAGCTAGCAAACTAATTACAAAGCTAACTTGGGAAGACTCTTTGGCCAACTTGAGTATTGGTTATTAacagttaataaaatattaatattttctaactGAAATTGAACAAAACTCTTTTCACATTATAAACAAGGTATTACAGCTTTCCATAGCACTTTGTGGTCAGCCCCTACACCTCTCCAAAATATGGGCAAAAACAGAATAGCTCATAAGCTACACCACCCCAAAACAGAAAAGCCATGTATAGGCAGGAcatacttccaaactcctttctCGTAATTTACctcatgttaaaatattaaatgtagcCCAACTGCGACAtctacattaaattttttaaaaagtaggaaccTAACTCCAAATAAGACTCCTTTCTCTAGGAGAATATTTACTTACTGTCTTCTTGGAGTATGTGATCTAGAACGTGATCGCGTTCTTGATCTTGACCGACTAGCACTTCTGCTATTTCTACTTCTTTTGCTGTCTTTTCttactcttcaaaaaaaaaaaaaaaaaaaaaaaacacaaaaacaaaacacacacacacacacacacaaacccattATTTTAGGTACATGTTTAGtgtgttagaaattaaaaacataaaagattccTTAGACCAGTTTTCTAACTCAAGGACACTCACCCATTATAAGGGCTTTTGGAAGCCTGTTGTCTGTCTTCAGGTTCTTTCTTGACTGTCTTCACATTGACAGACACTGGTGACTTCTCTTCAGCTTTCACTTCTCTTGgtgatgcttaaaaaaaaaaaaacaaaaacaacccaataaCACAAAGTCATGTTACCTATTGGATTTAACAGAGGGCCAAAAAGTTGTTTCTAAATATAACTCAAGTACCCTGCTTTCAAGTATGATCTTGAGTTGACTAACATGAGAAAAAACAGTAACAGATTCTTCTAACATTGTTTCTATGCCACTGCtaaagctttctttttaagaagatttatctACTTCTTTATTTAGGGCCGAgggggggcaggaagagaggggacggtggagaaaaaaatctcaagcagattcagCACTAAGAACAGAGCCTGTCAGGctgagatcatgccttgagccaaaatcaagagtcggatgctcaactgactgaaccacccaggtgcccctaaatgctAAAGCTTTCTAATAACCAGACACCTTCAGTGCCCAGTCATTTCAATTCTGAATATATCTTACATGGTTTAGAGGCTGGAGAAAATCCACCAAGGGTTGAAAGGGCTGGAGTTCCATCGGGATTCAAACCCTTTGCTTTTAATTTGGCTTCTTGTAAggctacttttcttttctctacttctttttccAGCAATTCATAGTTTGgctaatggaagaaaatgaagtaagTATTTTCCCCTTATACTAGTTTAGACTCTTAGCACTTAAACATGCGTAAACAACTACCTTTTTTCTGGTATAAAGCCTAAGTGTTTCTATGCAGATTTCCTGGATCTCCTCTTCCGTAGtaccaaaaagaagaaaccagTGGGGACGAGTTGGTAATGGAATCTAAACCATAAAAACAGAATGGTTTAGatcaaatttcagtttttattaggAGGACTGCTAAGTCTTGTGTTTTATCCTATAGAAAAAACAGGCTATATATACCTACCTGAAGAGCTCTAGCTGCAAGGTAGATACAAGCACATGCTATAGTCTCTGGTTGAAATCGAACAAATACATTGGTTCGAAGACTGTCATTCATATAattcctgaaaaatatttcaaccaTAAGCTTTGT
This sequence is a window from Canis lupus dingo isolate Sandy chromosome 23, ASM325472v2, whole genome shotgun sequence. Protein-coding genes within it:
- the CCNL1 gene encoding cyclin-L1 isoform X1; its protein translation is MASGPHPTAAAAAAAAAAAAAAASAAPSAGGPSSGTAAATTPAAGGILIGDRLYSEVSLTIDHSLIPEERLSPTPSMQDGLDLPSETDLRILGCELIQAAGILLRLPQVAMATGQVLFHRFFYSKSFVKHSFEIVAMACINLASKIEEAPRRIRDVINVFHHLRQLRGKRTPSPLILDQNYINTKNQVIKAERRVLKELGFCVHVKHPHKIIVMYLQVLECERNQTLVQTAWNYMNDSLRTNVFVRFQPETIACACIYLAARALQIPLPTRPHWFLLFGTTEEEIQEICIETLRLYTRKKPNYELLEKEVEKRKVALQEAKLKAKGLNPDGTPALSTLGGFSPASKPSSPREVKAEEKSPVSVNVKTVKKEPEDRQQASKSPYNGVRKDSKRSRNSRSASRSRSRTRSRSRSHTPRRHYNNRRSRSGTYSSRSRSRSRSHSESPRRHHNHGSPHLKAKHTRDDLKSSNRHGHKRKKSRSRSQSKSRDHSDAAKKHRHERGHHRDRRERSRSFERSHKGKHHGGSRSGHGRHRR
- the CCNL1 gene encoding cyclin-L1 isoform X2 translates to MASGPHPTAAAAAAAAAAAAAAASAAPSAGGPSSGTAAATTPAAGGILIGDRLYSEVSLTIDHSLIPEERLSPTPSMQDGLDLPSETDLRILGCELIQAAGILLRLPQVAMATGQVLFHRFFYSKSFVKHSFEIVAMACINLASKIEEAPRRIRDVINVFHHLRQLRGKRTPSPLILDQNYINTKNQVIKAERRVLKELGFCVHVKHPHKIIVMYLQVLECERNQTLVQTAWNYMNDSLRTNVFVRFQPETIACACIYLAARALQIPLPTRPHWFLLFGTTEEEIQEICIETLRLYTRKKPNYELLEKEVEKRKVALQEAKLKAKGLNPDGTPALSTLGGFSPASKPSSPREVKAEEKSPVSVNVKTVKKEPEDRQQASKSPYNGYNNRRSRSGTYSSRSRSRSRSHSESPRRHHNHGSPHLKAKHTRDDLKSSNRHGHKRKKSRSRSQSKSRDHSDAAKKHRHERGHHRDRRERSRSFERSHKGKHHGGSRSGHGRHRR